AATCATTCATCTTCCGAAGGATGCAGGTCAGGTTCATTACGAAGGCGAGCTTGTTCTGCGCATCGCACGTGATTATGTTCCGGGAATTAGTGTAGAGGAACTCGTTGATGTCATGGCCTTGGGGCTTGATTTCACTCTTCGTGATGTTCATAATGATCTGCAAAAGAAGGGCCTTCCCTGGACCGCAGCCAAAGGTTTCAAAAATGCTGCACCGTTAACACCGTATATTGCGTTTCCAGATCAGGAAGAGCTTGAGGCAACTGATTTTATTGTTTTGAAAAACGGTGTTGAGGTTCAACGCGGAAATGTAAAGAACATGATATTCTCGCTTCAGAAAATAGTTGACTTTATCGCAGCCCGTTACGGGCTTGGTAAAGGTGATGTTATATTTACAGGGACACCGGAAGGTGTAGGCCCTACTGTATCAGGTGATTCATTCGAGCTGTTCTGGGGCGATACTCTGATGGGTACCTGTCTGATTGGATAAGTAAAATAGCTGTAACTTCAGCAACAGCGGGAGTGGAATGTATGCAATGGGTAATCGGCGCTTGTGGCGCTCTGATTGTTGCCGGTGCTGCTTATTATAAGCAATCCTTAAGCCTTTCCGGCATGTTGGCTGCAGTGATTATGGGTACGGTTTATTTTGGCGCCGGGAATGCCTTTTGGTTCGGTATTCTGCTGCTTTTCTTCATCTCCTCCAGTCTGCTGTCCAAGCTCCATCATGAAGATAAGGCAGAATTGGAACTGACTTATGATAAAACAGGCCGTCGTGACGCCGGTCAAGTCTTCGCTAACGGAGGCATTGGCATGGTTGTGGTACTGCTTAATGTGTTGTATCCTCTAGAAATATGGGAGTACCTATTTGTAGGAGTAATGGCTACAGTAACCTCAGACACATGGGCTACAGAGATAGGGACGCTTAGCAGAAGACCTCCCCGGTCTGTTCTGACAGGTAAAGTTCTGCCTACTGGGGCGTCAGGGGGAGTATCGCTTACGGGTTCAATTGCTGCAGCAGGGGGCGGTCTACTCATCGGGGCGGCCTCATGGCTGCTGCAGCTTGCCGCTGGTATGCCGGATCGCTCGTTCATCCTGCTGACACTTGCCGGTCTCTTTGGTGGGGTGGCAGGAGCCTTTGCCGACTCTATACTCGGTGCAACCGTGCAGAGGATGAACCGCTGTACGGTCTGCGGTCGAGAGGTAGAGGGGAGCATACATTGCGGTGTAGCGACTGTGCAATCACGCGGCTGGCGGTGGATGAATAATGATGCTGTTAATTGTATCAGTTCTATAATCGGTGGTATCGTGGCATTACTGATCGGTATTCTTGGTTGAGCATGTTATTTGATTATATCAAAGCCACGGGTTGGCATAGTAAGGGGGTGAACCGATGAGCAGCGTATCCAACGACAAACATACAGCCATACTGGATGCCGCGTATACGCTCTTCGGTTCAGGCGGGTTCTACGAAACGAAGATGTCGGACGTTGCTGAGCAGGCAGGTATCGCCAAGGGTACTGTATACTTATATTTTAAGAGCAAAGAGGAATTATTCCTCGCCGTCACACGTCGAGATTGT
Above is a window of Paenibacillus wynnii DNA encoding:
- a CDS encoding fumarylacetoacetate hydrolase family protein gives rise to the protein MCATVNNLYCVGRNYKLHAEELGNKVPTEPLIFMKPSHAAVPLDKAIIHLPKDAGQVHYEGELVLRIARDYVPGISVEELVDVMALGLDFTLRDVHNDLQKKGLPWTAAKGFKNAAPLTPYIAFPDQEELEATDFIVLKNGVEVQRGNVKNMIFSLQKIVDFIAARYGLGKGDVIFTGTPEGVGPTVSGDSFELFWGDTLMGTCLIG
- a CDS encoding DUF92 domain-containing protein, coding for MQWVIGACGALIVAGAAYYKQSLSLSGMLAAVIMGTVYFGAGNAFWFGILLLFFISSSLLSKLHHEDKAELELTYDKTGRRDAGQVFANGGIGMVVVLLNVLYPLEIWEYLFVGVMATVTSDTWATEIGTLSRRPPRSVLTGKVLPTGASGGVSLTGSIAAAGGGLLIGAASWLLQLAAGMPDRSFILLTLAGLFGGVAGAFADSILGATVQRMNRCTVCGREVEGSIHCGVATVQSRGWRWMNNDAVNCISSIIGGIVALLIGILG